One Romboutsia sp. 13368 genomic window carries:
- a CDS encoding VanZ family protein, producing MRRKIFLVLAILWMSVIFYMSNQPAAISSAHSGGVINMISNMPVIGNLMDYLTSIDIGEFVVRKGAHMFSYCLLAILLFMSVYEKDIKKSIIIAFIGTFLYACSDEFHQLFIPGRSGEIRDVMIDSLGGTIGLILTLFIVKYKRKISYNN from the coding sequence ATGAGAAGAAAAATTTTTTTAGTATTAGCTATATTATGGATGAGTGTAATATTTTATATGTCTAATCAACCGGCAGCAATATCATCAGCTCATTCAGGTGGTGTAATAAATATGATAAGTAATATGCCAGTTATAGGTAATTTAATGGACTATCTTACAAGTATAGATATAGGAGAGTTTGTAGTAAGAAAAGGTGCACATATGTTTTCATACTGCTTACTAGCTATACTTTTATTTATGTCAGTATATGAGAAAGATATAAAGAAATCTATAATAATTGCATTTATAGGAACATTTTTATATGCCTGTAGCGATGAATTTCATCAATTATTTATACCAGGTAGAAGTGGTGAAATTAGAGATGTTATGATAGATTCATTAGGTGGTACTATAGGTTTAATACTTACTTTATTTATTGTAAAGTATAAAAGAAAAATAAGCTATAATAATTAA
- a CDS encoding MFS transporter — protein MSKKYSTVKWSIWWLLTFSFILVLFFRLSTAVITDNLSNELGFTQLQISNIASLXLYSYAIMQIPSGILIDKYGARKISSIGMIIGGVGSILFGTMNNIYLAYLSRIMVGVGTSVILLAMFKIQGNWFKKEEFASVTAKFSFIGNLGTVFATFPLVYLNDFIGWRNSFILIGIIGVVIGFSIYIVIRDTPKEHGFDVNIKIEEVEKIKLKEGLKSVLTNKSTWYNSLILFSLVGISTSFTSLWGVSYIIDVYNVSKSVSAFIISFFTYGFVAGSIIMNFLFNRVKSSKFNILKIGAMINILIWGYIIVICKAKPPILTLPVAFFIIGCINMGHLQAFNDVKYKNEEKYSGLSTSIVNTSEFIGSGIINLLIAFIIQNTTNVVLGYRLGFSIFIAMNILTVIAAQIGVKNNKVEELNYCN, from the coding sequence ATGAGTAAAAAATATTCAACTGTAAAATGGAGCATATGGTGGTTACTTACATTTTCATTTATATTAGTACTATTTTTTAGATTATCAACAGCAGTTATAACTGATAATTTATCAAATGAATTAGGTTTTACTCAATTACAAATTTCAAATATAGCATCATTAGYACTATATAGTTATGCTATTATGCAAATACCTTCAGGAATATTAATAGATAAATATGGTGCTAGAAAGATAAGTAGTATAGGGATGATTATTGGTGGAGTAGGTTCTATATTATTTGGAACTATGAATAATATATACTTAGCATATTTATCTCGTATAATGGTTGGAGTTGGAACGTCTGTAATATTACTTGCTATGTTTAAAATACAAGGAAATTGGTTTAAAAAAGAAGAATTCGCATCTGTAACTGCAAAGTTTTCTTTTATAGGTAATTTAGGTACAGTATTTGCAACATTCCCATTAGTATATTTAAATGATTTTATAGGATGGAGAAATTCATTTATACTAATTGGGATAATAGGTGTAGTAATAGGATTTAGTATATATATAGTAATTAGAGATACACCTAAAGAGCATGGATTTGATGTAAATATAAAAATAGAAGAAGTTGAAAAGATAAAATTAAAAGAAGGTTTAAAATCAGTTCTTACTAATAAATCAACTTGGTATAATTCACTAATCTTATTTTCATTAGTAGGAATATCTACATCCTTTACAAGTCTATGGGGAGTTAGCTATATAATAGACGTATATAATGTAAGTAAGAGTGTATCTGCATTTATAATATCATTCTTTACATATGGATTTGTAGCTGGATCTATTATAATGAATTTCTTATTTAATAGAGTTAAGAGTAGCAAATTTAACATATTAAAAATAGGAGCAATGATAAATATATTAATATGGGGATATATAATAGTAATATGTAAGGCAAAACCTCCAATACTTACTCTACCTGTAGCATTTTTTATTATAGGATGTATAAACATGGGTCACTTACAAGCTTTTAATGATGTTAAATATAAAAATGAAGAAAAGTATTCTGGATTGTCTACAAGTATAGTGAATACATCAGAGTTTATAGGAAGTGGTATTATAAACTTATTAATAGCATTTATAATACAAAACACTACTAATGTAGTTTTAGGATATAGATTAGGGTTTAGTATATTTATAGCTATGAATATATTAACAGTAATAGCAGCACAAATAGGCGTTAAAAATAATAAAGTAGAAGAACTTAATTATTGTAATTAA